CGGGCAGCCGCCGACATATTTGGCGAAGCTCTGCACGTCCTCCAGCCGGCCGCCGACCTGTTCGCCGTAGATGTCGACGGAGGAGCGGCCGATGGAGATGACGTCGAGAGACCGTTCGGTTGGCATGATGAAGCTCCGCTGCAATCGGGCACCGGACGGACGGCGGTCGAGCGGAACCGTTCGCCGATCCTGCCCCGTCAGGGCGGACCGGCCGTTTCCCTCCCATCGTTCCGGTTTCTTTTTCGGGGCCTTCCGTTCGAAGGCGGTGGAACGTCTTGTTCATTATAGAACATACGTTTCCTTCCGCCGTCAACAAGGAATTTCCGTTCCACGAACAGAGTGCGAGGCCGATGGGTTGCCGCGGAGGCAGTGGCCACGCCCTCATCGATGCGGCCGGCCGACAAGGGGTGCCGGGGGCGGGCCTGTCTATTGCCGCCCCTCCCCCACCGCCTCCACCCGCGCGGCGGCGAACTTGAACTCCGGGATCTTGCCGAAGGGGTCGAGCTTCGGGTTGGTCAGCACATTGGCCGCCGCCTCGGCATAGCAGAAGGGGATGAAGACGAGGCCGGAGGGCACGCCATGGTCGGAGCGCGCCGTCAGCTCGATCGAGCCGCGCCGGGTCGTCACCCTCACCCGGCCGCCGGGGCCGCTGCCCAGCCGCCGCAGGTCGGCCGGGCTGAGATAGGCGACCGCTTCCGGCTCCAGATCGTCGAGCACCTGCGCGCGGCGGGTCATCGTCCCGGTGTGCCAGTGCTCGAGCTGCCGCCCGGTCGTCAGCACCATGGGGAACTCGGCATCCGGCTCCTCCGCCGGGGGAATGACGTCGGCGGGCACCAGCCGGCCGCGGCCGGTGGCGGTGGGGAAGCCGTCGTGGAAGACGATCTCCTGCCCCGGATCGTCGGGCGACAGGCTGGGATAGGTGACCGAGCCCTCGCGCTCCAGCCGCTCCCAGGTGATGTTGTCGAGCGAGGGCATCGCCCGCGTCATCTCGGCGAACACCTCGCGCGGATGCCCGTAACTCCAGTCGAGCCCCAGCCCGCGGGCCATTTGGTTGAGGATCCACAAATCCTGCCGGGCGTCGCCCGGCGGCGGCAGGGCCTGGCGTCCGAGTTGGACCTGCCGGTTGGTGTTGGTCGCGGTGCCGGTCTTCTCCGGCCAGGCCGAGGCGGGCAGGACGACATCGGCATATTTCGCCGTCTCGGTCAGGAACAGGTCCTGCACCACCAGATGGTCGAGCGTCGCCAGCGCGTCGCGCGCATGCTCGACGTCCGGGTCGGACATCGCCGGATTCTCGCCCATGATGTACATGCCGCGGATGCGGCCGGCATGGATGGCGTCCATGATCTCCACGACCGTCAGGCCGCGCCGGGGGTCGAGCGGCGTCTGCCACAGATCCTCGTAGAAGGCGCGGGCCGCCGCATCCTCCACCGGGCGGTAGTCGGGATACATCATCGGGATCAGCCCGGCGTCGGAGGCGCCCTGCACGTTGTTCTGGCCGCGCAGGGGATGCAGCCCGGTGCCCGGCCGCCCGATCTGCCCGGTGACCAGCGCCAGCGCGATCAGGCAGCGGACGTTGTCGGTGCCGTGGGTGTGCTGCGACACGCCCATGCCCCAGAAGATGATCGAGGCGCGCGACTTGGCGTAGAGCCACGCCACCTCGCGCAGCACCGCCGCCGGAATGCCGCACAGCGGCTCCATCGCCTCCGGCGTGTAGGGGGCGATGTGGTCCCGCAGTTCCTCGAAGTCGCGGGTGTGGGCGGCGACATAGCCGGCGTCGTACAGCCGGTCGGTGATGATGACGTTCAGCAGGGCGTTCAGCAGCGCCACGTCGCGGCCGGGGGTGAACTGCAGCATGTAAGTGGCGTGCCGCTTCAGCGCCTGCCCGCGCGGGTCCATGACCACCAGCTTGGCCCCCTGCCTGACCGCGTTCTTGAAGAAGGTGGCGGCGACCGGGTGGTTCTCGGTGGGGTTGGAGCCGATGACGACGATCACCTCGGCGTCCTTGGCCGCCATGAAGGGGGCCGTCACCGCGCCGGAGCCGATCCCCTCGATCAGCGCCGCGACCGAGGAGGCATGGCACAGCCGCGTGCAGTGATCGACGTTGTTGGTGCCGAAGCCGGTGCGCACCAGCTTCTGGAACAGGTAGGCCTCCTCGTTGGATCCCTTGGCCGAGCCGAAGCCGGCGAGTGCCGATCCGCCATGGCCGTCGCGGATGGCCTTCAGCCCGCCCGCGGCCAGCGCCAGCGCCTCCTCCCAGCCCGCCTCACGGAAGTGGGTCAGGGGGTTGGCCGGGTCGATGTCGACCTCCCGCTTGGACACCCCCTCGCGACGGACCAGCGGCCGGGTCAGCCGGTGCGGGTGGTGGATGTAGTCGAAGCCGAAGCGGCCCTTGACGCACAGGCGGTTGCGGTTGGCCGGGCCGTCCCGCCCGGTCACCGACAGCAGGCGGCCGTCCCTGATGTTGTAGGTGAGCTGGCAGCCGACTCCGCAATAGGGGCAGACGCTGTCCACCTGCCGCTCCGGCTCCGCCGCCAGCCGGCCGGCGGCAAGGTCCATCGCGCTCTTCGGCAGCAGGGCGCCGGTCGGGCAGGCCTGCACGCATTCGCCGCAGGCGACGCAGCTGCTTTCCCCCATGGGGTCGGCGAAGTCGAAGACGATCCGCTCGTCATGGCCGCGGCGGGCCATGCCGATCACGTCGTTGACCTGCACCTCGCGGCAGGCGCGGACGCACAGGGTGCACTGGATGCAGGCATCGAGCTGCACCGCCATCGCCGGATGGCTGAAATCGGGGCCGGGCGCCTGCTCCCGCTCGGGAAACCGGCTGTCCGACACCCCGACCCTGTCGGCCCAGCGCCAGAAGCGCGAGTCCGGGTCGTGCGCCCGCCCGCGCGCCGGCTGGTCGCCCGCCAGCAGCTCGAACACCATCCGGCGGGCGAATCTGGCGGACTCGCTGGCGGTGCGCACCCGCATGCCGGGGGTCGGATGGCGGATGCAGGAGGCGGCCAGCGCCCGCTCGCCCTCGATCTCCACCATGCAGGCGCGGCAGTTGCCGTCGGCGCGGTAGCCCGGCTGGTCGGCGTGGCAGAGGTGCGGGATCTCCATCCCCAGCCGTGTCGCCACCTGCCAGATGCTCTCGCCCGGCAGCGCCTCGACCGGCTTCTCGTCCAGCTCGAACACGATACGGTCGTTCATCGCCCGGTCTCCTCGCGCAGCACCTCGCGCAGATCGTCGCGGAAATGGGTCAGCACGCTCTTCAGCGGGTTCAGCGCCGCCTGCCCCAGCCCGCAGATGGAGGCGGAGCCCATCAGCCGCGCCAGATCGGCCAGCAGCGGCTCGTCCCACTCCGGCCGGTCGATCAGCGCCAGCGCCTTCTCGGTGCCGACCCGGCAGGGAGTGCATTGGCCGCAGCTCTCGTCCTCGAAGAAGGCCAGCAGGTTGCGCACCACCGCCCGCATGTCGTCGCGGTCGGACAGCACGACGACGGCGGCCGAGCCGATGAAGCAGCCGTGCGCCTCCAGCGTCCCGAAATCGAGCGGCAGGTCGCCCAAACTGGCCGGCAGGATGCCGCCGGACGCGCCGCCCGGCAGATAGGCCTTGAAGCGGTGGCCGTCGGCCATGCCGCCGCAATACTCGTCGATCAGCTCGCGGATGGTGATGCCGGTCGGGGCCAGCTTCACCCCCGGCTCCCTCACCCGGCCGGAAACCGAGAAGCTGCGCAGCCCCGTGCGCCCGTTGCGCCCGAAGCCGCCCCACCAGTCCGGCCCCTTCTCCAGGATGTCGCGGATCCAGAACAGCGTCTCGACATTGTTGATCAGGGTCGGGCGGCCGAACAGCCCGACGACCGAGGGAAAGGGCGG
Above is a genomic segment from Azospirillum thermophilum containing:
- the fdhF gene encoding formate dehydrogenase subunit alpha, translating into MNDRIVFELDEKPVEALPGESIWQVATRLGMEIPHLCHADQPGYRADGNCRACMVEIEGERALAASCIRHPTPGMRVRTASESARFARRMVFELLAGDQPARGRAHDPDSRFWRWADRVGVSDSRFPEREQAPGPDFSHPAMAVQLDACIQCTLCVRACREVQVNDVIGMARRGHDERIVFDFADPMGESSCVACGECVQACPTGALLPKSAMDLAAGRLAAEPERQVDSVCPYCGVGCQLTYNIRDGRLLSVTGRDGPANRNRLCVKGRFGFDYIHHPHRLTRPLVRREGVSKREVDIDPANPLTHFREAGWEEALALAAGGLKAIRDGHGGSALAGFGSAKGSNEEAYLFQKLVRTGFGTNNVDHCTRLCHASSVAALIEGIGSGAVTAPFMAAKDAEVIVVIGSNPTENHPVAATFFKNAVRQGAKLVVMDPRGQALKRHATYMLQFTPGRDVALLNALLNVIITDRLYDAGYVAAHTRDFEELRDHIAPYTPEAMEPLCGIPAAVLREVAWLYAKSRASIIFWGMGVSQHTHGTDNVRCLIALALVTGQIGRPGTGLHPLRGQNNVQGASDAGLIPMMYPDYRPVEDAAARAFYEDLWQTPLDPRRGLTVVEIMDAIHAGRIRGMYIMGENPAMSDPDVEHARDALATLDHLVVQDLFLTETAKYADVVLPASAWPEKTGTATNTNRQVQLGRQALPPPGDARQDLWILNQMARGLGLDWSYGHPREVFAEMTRAMPSLDNITWERLEREGSVTYPSLSPDDPGQEIVFHDGFPTATGRGRLVPADVIPPAEEPDAEFPMVLTTGRQLEHWHTGTMTRRAQVLDDLEPEAVAYLSPADLRRLGSGPGGRVRVTTRRGSIELTARSDHGVPSGLVFIPFCYAEAAANVLTNPKLDPFGKIPEFKFAAARVEAVGEGRQ